In Bradyrhizobium manausense, the sequence TCGTCATCAGCATCGGTGCTCCGGCGGCGCGGTTCGTGCAACGATACCGGAGCAAGCTGTTTCCCGGCACGCCGACGGTGCTGACGGTGGTCGAGCAGCGGCTGGTGAACCGTTTCGACCTCACCGAGGACGACGTCGTTGTGTCGGTTCGCAACGATTTCATGGCGGCCTTCAAAAACATCGTTCAAGTGATGCCGGATACCAGGACGGTCGCCGTGGTGATCGGCGCGTCGCCATTGGAGAAGTACTGGATCGATGAAGTGGCACACGAGCTGAAGCCGCTCGGCGATCGGCTCGCCATCGTCTGGTATTCGGACCTGTCGTTCGAGGAGATCCTGAAGCGGGCGGCGAAGCTTCCGCCGCATACCGTATTGTTCTGGGGCCTGATGTCGGTTGATGCCGCGGGGATCGTCCATGAGGGCGACATCGCACTGCGCAGCCTGCATGCGGTGGCGAACGCGCCGATCTTTTCCTATCAGGAGGCGTTCTTCGGCGGCAGCACGGTCGGCGGCCCGATGCATGCGACCGAGGAGACGACCCGCAAGACCGTCGATGCTGCGATCCGCCTCCTCGGCGGTGAGAAGCCATCCAGTATCAAATACGAGCCGATCGGGTTCGCCGCGCCGAAATACGATTGGCGGGAGCTGCAGCGCTGGGGCATCAGCGAAAGCAATCTGCCCGCCGGAAGCGAGATTGTGTTTCGCGAGCCGACCGTGTGGGAGAGTTATCGCTGGCAGATGCTGCTGATCGCCGCGATCATCCTGGTGCAGGCCGGCCTGATCAGCGGCTTGCTCAGCGAGCGTCATCGACGTCAGGTTGCCGAGGTCGAGTCACGCCAGCGCCTGGCCGAGCTCGCGCACGCCAATCGCTATTCTGCCGTGGGCGAACTGACGACGTCGATCGCCCACGAACTAAACCAGCCGCTCGGCTCCATCCTGACCAATACCGAAACGGCGGAGCTCATGCTCAATGCTGCCACGCCCGATCTCGCCGAAGTCAGGCACATCCTCGCCGACATCAGGCGCGACGACCAGCGCGCAAGCGAGGTGATCCGCCGCCTGCGCAGCGTCCTGAGGAAGAGCCCGTTCGAAATCAGGAATCTCGAGCTCAACGGCACGGTGTTGGAAGCGATCGGGCTGGCGGCTGCAGTTGCCGAGGGACGCGGCATCGCGCTGAGCTATGTGCCTGCCATCTCCGACCTGCCCGTCAAGGGCGATCCGGTTCAGCTCCAGCAGGTCATTCTCAACCTCATCATCAACGCGATGGACGCAATCGCCGATGCGGAGATGAAGAAACGTGAGGTGAGTGTGACGACGTTCCGCGTCGGCAACCAGGCCGAGATCAGGATTTCGGATACCGGCCCCGGCATCGCCGCCGGGGATATCGCAAACGTCTTCAATCCCTTCTTTACGACCAAGCCCGAGGGCATGGGGATGGGGCTCGCAATCGCCAAGACGATTGTCGAGGCCCATCACGGCACGATGGCGGCCGAGAACCTGACGGCGGGCGGGGCGCTGTTCACGGTGAGGCTGCCGATCGTCCGCTAGCAGCCGGAAGCTTGATCTCGAAGCTTGGAATCGGCGTCGCCATTTCTCTTCGCAGTTGCGTCGTGACCGGGACGGACGCGCGGACAGTCGGGTGTGGTGAGTGCGATGAGACGCCGCGAGTTCATATCGCTGATCGCGCAGCGCCAGTGCGCTCGGGCTCACGGTGCCCGGCCGGCTTCTGATGGAGGCCGAACGGATCGAACAGGTCGTCGCGTCGCAACAGCGCGGCGGTGCGATTTCGTTGATCTCGATCAAACAAATCCCTGTTGCCCAGCCCGATGGTCGCGGACGGAAAGCTTTGTGGAGGTCATGATGTTTCGCTGCGGCAAGATCCTGATGGCGCTTGCGCTGGTGGTGACGGTCCCCGCCACTGCGATGGCTCAGGCCACCACACCGGCGGCTCCGGCGACGCCGGCCGCCCCAACGACGCAGGCGCAGCCCGCAGCGCCACCGGCCCCTGCCGCAGAACTCTTGAAGCCGGAGCAGCTCGAGGCTCTGGTCGCGCCGATCGCGCTCTATCCCGACGAACTCCTTGCGAACGTGCTGGCGGCTTCGACCTATCCGCTCGAAGTGGTGCAGGCCGACCGTTGGCTGAAGGAGCGCAAGAGCCTCAAGGGCGATGCGCTGAAGACCGAAGTCGACAAGCAGGCCTGGGACGACAGCATCAAGGCGCTGGCCAGCACGGCCTCCGTTTTGACCATGATGAGCGACCAGCTCGAATGGACCCAAAAGCTCGGTGATGCCTTTCTCGCGCAGCAGCCCGACGTGATGGACGCGATCCAGCGCCTGCGCAACAAGGCCTATGACAACAAGAAGCTGGCCACCACCAAGCAGCAAAAGGTCAGCGTGCAGTCGCAGGAAGGCAAGCAGGTCGTCGTGATCCAGCAGGCCGATCCCGCTGAGATGTATGTGCCGTATTACGATCCGGCGACGGTCTATGGCAGCTGGCCCTATGCGGAGTATCCGCCGTATTATTGGGGGTATCCGTCCTACATCGGCGCGGGCATGGTCGCGGCCGGCATCGCCTTCGGCACGGCTTGGGCGATCGGGCGCTGGGGCAACTACTGGGGCGGCGGCTGCAACTGGGGCAATCGCAACGTCTACGTCAATCACCGCACCACCAACATCAGTGGCGGCTGGCAGCACAATCCGGCGCATCGTGGCGGCGTGCGCTACAACAATGTCAACGTGAACAACCGCTTCGGCAACAACAACGTCAGGGCCGGCGCGTCCGACCGGATGGATTTCCGCGGCCGTGACGGCAACCAGGTGCTGCGCCCGAGCCAGGGTGGCCCAGGAGATCGAGCGGGAGATCGAGCAGGGGATCGCGCCGGCGATCGTGGCGGCCCCGGTGATCGCGGCGGTGCGGGTGATCGTCCAAGTGCAGGGACGCGCGACCGGCCCGGCGGCGGTGATCGTGCTGGAGCCGGCGACCGTGCCAAGGGCGGTGGTGACCGGGCCAAGGGCGGCGGAGATCGTGCCAAGGCCGCAAACCGAGCCGGCGGCGGCGCTGCCGCCAACCGTGGGGGAGGCGGCAATCGCGGCGGCGCCATGAACGTCTCCTCCGGAAGGTCAGCGGCCGCGGCGTCGGCGCGCGGACGGTCGAGCATGGCGAGCATGCCGCGCGGCGGCGGCGGCGGACCGAGCATGGCCGGGCGCGGCGGCGGTGGCGGCATGGCAGCACGCGGCGGCGGCGGTGGCTTCGGGGGCGGTGGAGGTCGCGGTGGTGGTGGCGGCGGTGGCCGGCGCTCCGATATCACGCTGAAGCACGACATCGTCCTGCTCGGCCATCTCTCCAACGGTCTCGGCTACTATCGCTTCGCCTACATTGGCAGCAGCAAGGCCTATGTCGGCGTGATGGCGCAGGAGGTCGAGCAGGTGATGCCCGACGCAGTGACCCGCGACAGCGATGGTTACCTGCGCGTCTACTATGAAAAGCTCGGGCTGACATTCCGCACCTACCGCGACTGGCTCGCCGGCGGCGCGAAGATTCCTGCGGAGGTGATGCCATGATCGGCCTGAAATCGTTCCATCGGGCGATCCTGCCCGGCATCATGACGCTCGCGCTGTCCGGCTTGCCGTCGCTCGCGCAGGAGTCCTACAAATCGCCGGAGGACGCGGCCGCCGCGCTCGCTGCCGCGGTCAAGAGCGGCCCGAAAGACATCCTGAAAGTGCTCGGCAGGGCCGCCGAGGACATCGTCTCCTCGGGCGACGAGGTCGCCGACAACGACATCCGCGCACGCTTCACGTCGATGTACGAAGCCAAGCACGGCATCAAGGCAGAGGGCAACAAGACCGCGATCTTGATGCTGGGACCGGAGGATTTCCCGTTCCCGATTCCGCTGCTCAACACCAAGACTGGCTGGGAGTTCGACACCGCTGAGGGACGGATCGAGGTGCTTCGCCGCCGCATCGGCCGCAACGAGCTCGATGCGATCCAGACCGCGCTCGCTTATGTCGATGCCCAGAACGAATATGCCGACAAGGACCGCGGCGAGGGCGCCGGCGTCTATGCCCAGCGCATCGTCTCGTCAGCCGGCAAGAAGGATGGCCTGTTCTGGCGCGACGACAAGGATCCGAGCCCGCTCGGCGAACTCGCGGCCGAGGCGTCGAGGGAAGGCTACCGCGCCGGCGATGTCGGGCCCGCGCCCTATCACGGCTACTACTTCCACATCCTCAAGGGGCAGGGCCGCGACGCGCCGGGTGGCGCGCTCAACTATATCGTGAAAGGCAAGATGATCGGCGGCTTCGCCATGATCGCCTGGCCGGCGGAGTACGGCAATTCCGGCATCATGACCTTCATGGTCAATCATGCCGGCACCGTCTACCAGAAGGACCTCGGCAAGCGCACCGAGTTCATCGCCGAGCGCACCACGCTGTTCGACCCTGATGAGACCTGGAAGAAGGTCGATGCCGCAAAACCCTGATAGGCGGGTGCGCCTGCTCCGTCTGATCGCAACGC encodes:
- a CDS encoding sensor histidine kinase; this encodes MSGRLTIGSVKPWLVSAAPRRYALLLALLLALLLAACVFSASVRADEPDFTPRREAKRVLILHSFGREFRPWSEYARSIKAELERQSPWPLDIQEHTLLTARFNNPGPEAPFIEYLASLYQGTLPDIVISIGAPAARFVQRYRSKLFPGTPTVLTVVEQRLVNRFDLTEDDVVVSVRNDFMAAFKNIVQVMPDTRTVAVVIGASPLEKYWIDEVAHELKPLGDRLAIVWYSDLSFEEILKRAAKLPPHTVLFWGLMSVDAAGIVHEGDIALRSLHAVANAPIFSYQEAFFGGSTVGGPMHATEETTRKTVDAAIRLLGGEKPSSIKYEPIGFAAPKYDWRELQRWGISESNLPAGSEIVFREPTVWESYRWQMLLIAAIILVQAGLISGLLSERHRRQVAEVESRQRLAELAHANRYSAVGELTTSIAHELNQPLGSILTNTETAELMLNAATPDLAEVRHILADIRRDDQRASEVIRRLRSVLRKSPFEIRNLELNGTVLEAIGLAAAVAEGRGIALSYVPAISDLPVKGDPVQLQQVILNLIINAMDAIADAEMKKREVSVTTFRVGNQAEIRISDTGPGIAAGDIANVFNPFFTTKPEGMGMGLAIAKTIVEAHHGTMAAENLTAGGALFTVRLPIVR
- a CDS encoding DUF3300 domain-containing protein, giving the protein MFRCGKILMALALVVTVPATAMAQATTPAAPATPAAPTTQAQPAAPPAPAAELLKPEQLEALVAPIALYPDELLANVLAASTYPLEVVQADRWLKERKSLKGDALKTEVDKQAWDDSIKALASTASVLTMMSDQLEWTQKLGDAFLAQQPDVMDAIQRLRNKAYDNKKLATTKQQKVSVQSQEGKQVVVIQQADPAEMYVPYYDPATVYGSWPYAEYPPYYWGYPSYIGAGMVAAGIAFGTAWAIGRWGNYWGGGCNWGNRNVYVNHRTTNISGGWQHNPAHRGGVRYNNVNVNNRFGNNNVRAGASDRMDFRGRDGNQVLRPSQGGPGDRAGDRAGDRAGDRGGPGDRGGAGDRPSAGTRDRPGGGDRAGAGDRAKGGGDRAKGGGDRAKAANRAGGGAAANRGGGGNRGGAMNVSSGRSAAAASARGRSSMASMPRGGGGGPSMAGRGGGGGMAARGGGGGFGGGGGRGGGGGGGRRSDITLKHDIVLLGHLSNGLGYYRFAYIGSSKAYVGVMAQEVEQVMPDAVTRDSDGYLRVYYEKLGLTFRTYRDWLAGGAKIPAEVMP
- a CDS encoding DUF2950 domain-containing protein translates to MIGLKSFHRAILPGIMTLALSGLPSLAQESYKSPEDAAAALAAAVKSGPKDILKVLGRAAEDIVSSGDEVADNDIRARFTSMYEAKHGIKAEGNKTAILMLGPEDFPFPIPLLNTKTGWEFDTAEGRIEVLRRRIGRNELDAIQTALAYVDAQNEYADKDRGEGAGVYAQRIVSSAGKKDGLFWRDDKDPSPLGELAAEASREGYRAGDVGPAPYHGYYFHILKGQGRDAPGGALNYIVKGKMIGGFAMIAWPAEYGNSGIMTFMVNHAGTVYQKDLGKRTEFIAERTTLFDPDETWKKVDAAKP